A stretch of Fundicoccus culcitae DNA encodes these proteins:
- the prfA gene encoding peptide chain release factor 1: MFDQLDSLIFRFDEIHELLSDPSVISDTNRLRDLTIEEADLRPKVEKIKRYKQVETEIDETEEMLDEGLDPEMTDLAKTELSDLKTERQQLEDDIRIMMLPEDPNDGKNIIMEIRGAAGGDEAQLFAGDLLNMYTHYAESQGWRVEILDANITGIGGYKEVSLMITGDKVYSKLKFENGSHRVQRVPETESQGRVHTSTATVVVLPEAEEIDFEIDENDIRVDIYHASGAGGQHVNKTASAVRLTHIPTNTVVAMQDERSQLKNREKAMKILRARVFDQVQAEAQAEYDSTRKLAVGTGDRSERIRTYNFPQNRVTDHRIGLTIQQLDSILSGKLDDIIDALVLFDQTQKLEELNGPKV; this comes from the coding sequence ATGTTTGATCAATTAGATAGTTTGATTTTTCGTTTTGATGAAATTCATGAACTTTTAAGTGATCCGAGTGTGATTTCAGACACTAATCGTTTACGTGATTTGACGATTGAAGAAGCGGATTTAAGACCAAAAGTTGAAAAAATTAAACGTTATAAACAAGTAGAAACAGAAATAGATGAAACGGAAGAGATGCTAGATGAAGGTCTCGATCCGGAAATGACTGACTTAGCTAAGACGGAGCTCAGTGATTTAAAAACAGAACGTCAACAATTAGAAGATGATATCCGTATTATGATGTTACCAGAAGACCCTAATGATGGGAAAAATATTATTATGGAAATTCGGGGAGCCGCCGGTGGGGATGAGGCTCAATTATTCGCCGGTGATTTGTTAAATATGTATACCCATTATGCCGAAAGCCAAGGTTGGCGCGTCGAAATATTGGATGCTAATATTACCGGTATTGGTGGCTATAAAGAAGTTTCTTTAATGATTACAGGCGATAAAGTGTATAGTAAGCTTAAATTTGAAAATGGCTCGCACCGTGTGCAACGCGTTCCAGAAACCGAATCACAAGGGCGCGTACATACGTCAACGGCTACGGTCGTTGTTTTACCTGAAGCTGAAGAAATTGATTTTGAAATTGATGAAAATGATATTCGGGTCGATATTTATCACGCCAGTGGCGCGGGTGGACAACATGTTAATAAAACGGCTTCCGCTGTTCGTTTAACCCATATTCCAACGAATACCGTGGTAGCGATGCAAGATGAGCGTTCACAGTTGAAAAACCGTGAGAAAGCGATGAAAATCTTACGTGCCCGTGTATTTGATCAAGTTCAAGCTGAAGCGCAAGCCGAATATGATTCAACCCGTAAATTAGCTGTGGGTACGGGCGATCGGTCTGAGCGCATTCGAACGTATAATTTTCCTCAAAATAGGGTAACAGATCACCGAATTGGTTTAACCATTCAACAATTAGATTCTATTTTAAGTGGTAAATTAGATGATATCATCGATGCTTTGGTTTTATTCGATCAAACCCAAAAGTTGGAGGAATTGAATGGACCAAAAGTCTAG
- the prmC gene encoding peptide chain release factor N(5)-glutamine methyltransferase has product MDQKSSQTLHEALRRASIFLEKNQMDPELAKTYWLMAFDWNLTQLVQALHQPVPPADIQYFESILKRLANAEPIQYILGYADFMGERFKVTPDTLIPREETAGIIELVRAFLEEKPTAQVLDIGTGTGILAIMLKKLFPRTQLTAVDISQTALAIAKENAQQIDVEVNFIQSDLLKAIDLEQKFDLVVSNPPYISVHESDLMDESVKKFEPPLALFAENNGLAIYQQLAQTLPAFMNQQGRIIFEIGYRQGNLVKKLFEAAFPQARVDVFQDYNQLERYVVIQLD; this is encoded by the coding sequence ATGGACCAAAAGTCTAGTCAAACATTACATGAAGCTCTTCGTCGAGCTTCAATTTTTTTAGAGAAAAATCAAATGGATCCGGAATTAGCAAAAACCTATTGGCTCATGGCTTTTGATTGGAATCTAACCCAATTAGTCCAAGCTTTACATCAACCTGTACCACCAGCCGATATTCAATACTTTGAAAGTATTTTGAAACGTTTGGCCAACGCTGAACCGATTCAGTATATATTGGGTTATGCGGATTTTATGGGGGAACGCTTTAAGGTGACTCCAGATACACTGATTCCTCGAGAAGAAACCGCTGGGATTATTGAGTTAGTCCGTGCTTTTTTGGAAGAAAAACCAACGGCACAAGTGTTAGACATTGGTACTGGCACGGGCATTCTAGCCATTATGCTAAAAAAACTATTTCCAAGGACACAACTAACAGCGGTTGATATTTCACAAACGGCTTTAGCTATAGCTAAGGAAAATGCTCAACAAATAGACGTTGAAGTTAATTTTATTCAAAGTGATTTGTTAAAAGCCATCGATTTAGAACAGAAATTTGATTTAGTTGTGTCGAACCCACCTTATATTAGTGTCCATGAAAGCGACCTGATGGATGAAAGTGTTAAGAAATTTGAACCGCCATTGGCTTTGTTTGCTGAAAATAATGGCCTTGCTATCTATCAACAATTAGCTCAAACATTACCCGCTTTTATGAATCAACAAGGGCGTATCATTTTTGAAATAGGTTATCGACAGGGGAATCTAGTGAAAAAGCTTTTTGAAGCAGCATTTCCTCAAGCAAGGGTTGATGTTTTTCAAGACTATAATCAACTGGAGCGTTATGTAGTCATCCAATTAGACTAG
- a CDS encoding L-threonylcarbamoyladenylate synthase produces the protein MEEYQQTQIFDFNNLNEAADILKAGGLVAFPTETVYGLGAIANNEAAVKRVFKVKGRPSDNPLIVHIANQKQVDQYVASINETAQQLMDLFWPGPLTIIFPAKEGVFASSISAGRPTVSLRMPNQLETLLLIEMVGFPLVGPSANISGKPSPTKLEHVLHDFNGKIDGAVKAQTPQTLIGVESTVVIAEADRIVILRPGAITQDMLSQVGKPVVELSAQEQLENEGVQSPGVKYVHYSPKQPVYLVDASNAIRDWQVFIRSSKVKIGLLADEEWLAVLQDEPMITQVYSLGKRDDIAKHTQELYAGLRYLEDTDCEIILVQGLAEQPSAHAYINRSNKAANYII, from the coding sequence ATGGAAGAATATCAGCAAACACAGATCTTTGATTTTAACAATTTAAATGAGGCTGCCGATATTTTAAAAGCGGGTGGTTTGGTTGCTTTTCCAACTGAAACCGTTTATGGACTCGGTGCAATTGCTAACAACGAAGCGGCTGTCAAACGGGTGTTCAAAGTCAAAGGAAGACCGAGTGATAATCCCCTGATTGTTCATATTGCGAATCAGAAACAGGTCGATCAATATGTGGCTAGCATCAATGAGACGGCCCAACAATTAATGGATTTATTTTGGCCAGGTCCCTTAACAATTATTTTTCCTGCTAAAGAGGGTGTATTTGCTTCAAGTATATCAGCCGGTAGACCAACCGTATCCTTACGAATGCCCAATCAATTAGAAACATTGTTACTCATTGAAATGGTCGGTTTTCCCTTAGTCGGTCCAAGTGCTAATATATCAGGTAAACCCAGTCCGACAAAATTAGAACATGTACTGCATGATTTTAATGGTAAAATAGATGGGGCGGTAAAAGCACAAACGCCTCAAACCTTGATTGGTGTCGAGTCAACGGTTGTGATTGCCGAAGCTGATCGAATCGTTATTTTGAGACCAGGAGCGATAACACAAGATATGTTAAGTCAAGTGGGTAAGCCGGTGGTTGAATTATCCGCTCAAGAACAGTTAGAGAACGAAGGTGTACAATCACCGGGCGTTAAATATGTCCATTATAGTCCTAAACAACCTGTCTATTTAGTAGATGCTTCAAACGCCATCCGTGATTGGCAGGTATTTATTCGGAGTTCAAAAGTAAAGATAGGCTTATTAGCGGATGAAGAGTGGCTTGCAGTATTGCAAGATGAACCAATGATAACGCAAGTGTACTCCTTAGGTAAACGTGACGATATTGCAAAACATACGCAAGAATTGTATGCTGGTTTAAGGTATTTAGAAGATACTGATTGTGAAATTATTCTTGTCCAAGGCCTGGCTGAACAGCCGTCAGCACATGCCTATATTAATCGAAGTAACAAAGCAGCGAACTATATCATTTAA
- a CDS encoding serine hydroxymethyltransferase: protein MSVEKQYVEDLQVFELIEKEKDRQMNGIELIASENFVSPAVMKAQGSVLTNKYAEGYPGRRYYGGCEFVDQIEQLAIDRVKELFGAEFANVQPHSGSSANLAVYRAFLQPGDKVLGMDLSQGGHLTHGSPVNFSGQSYDMYSYGVDENEYLDYEALEATAHEVKPKMIIAGASAYSREIDFERIGKIAKEVGAIYFVDMAHIAGLVATGYHQNPVPYADVVTTTTHKTLRGPRGGVILAKKEHAKKINSAVFPGTQGGPLEHVIAAKAVAFNEALQPAFKTYIGQILKNVKAMVEVFNQGPLRVISSGSDNHLFMLDVTPVGITGKEAQERLEAVGITVNKNSIPNDQKSFVQTSGIRIGTAAITTRGVKEDEAALIAELITSCLQTTDEAELQTIREKVRRIVENKPLFAV, encoded by the coding sequence ATGTCCGTGGAAAAGCAATATGTAGAAGATTTACAAGTGTTTGAGTTGATTGAAAAAGAGAAAGACCGTCAAATGAATGGTATTGAGTTAATTGCATCTGAAAACTTTGTTTCACCCGCCGTTATGAAAGCACAAGGTAGTGTCTTAACCAACAAATACGCTGAAGGGTATCCTGGTCGCCGCTATTATGGTGGGTGTGAGTTTGTCGATCAAATTGAACAACTAGCTATTGACCGTGTGAAAGAATTGTTTGGCGCTGAATTCGCAAATGTTCAACCACATTCAGGCTCTTCAGCTAATTTAGCTGTCTATCGTGCCTTTTTACAACCTGGGGATAAAGTCCTAGGCATGGATTTATCGCAAGGGGGTCATTTAACCCACGGATCACCAGTAAACTTTAGTGGACAATCTTATGACATGTATAGTTACGGTGTCGATGAAAATGAATATTTAGACTATGAGGCACTAGAGGCTACAGCCCATGAAGTAAAACCTAAAATGATTATTGCGGGTGCTAGTGCTTATTCACGTGAAATTGATTTTGAGCGTATCGGCAAGATAGCTAAAGAAGTTGGAGCTATCTATTTTGTGGATATGGCGCATATTGCTGGTCTGGTGGCTACAGGTTACCATCAAAACCCGGTTCCCTATGCGGATGTGGTGACCACAACGACACATAAAACCTTACGTGGACCACGTGGAGGAGTTATTTTAGCTAAGAAAGAACATGCAAAGAAAATTAATAGTGCCGTGTTTCCTGGTACCCAAGGAGGTCCCTTAGAACACGTGATTGCGGCTAAAGCCGTTGCTTTTAATGAAGCCTTACAACCCGCTTTTAAAACATATATTGGACAAATTCTTAAAAATGTTAAGGCAATGGTTGAAGTCTTTAATCAAGGACCTTTACGTGTTATTTCTAGCGGAAGTGACAATCATTTATTTATGCTGGATGTCACACCGGTTGGAATAACAGGTAAGGAAGCTCAAGAGCGTCTTGAAGCAGTAGGCATTACCGTTAATAAAAACTCCATTCCTAATGATCAAAAATCATTTGTTCAAACCAGTGGTATTCGGATAGGAACAGCCGCCATAACGACCCGTGGTGTCAAAGAGGACGAAGCAGCTTTAATTGCTGAGTTAATTACAAGCTGTTTACAAACAACGGATGAAGCTGAATTACAAACAATTCGTGAAAAAGTTCGCCGTATCGTTGAAAACAAACCCCTTTTTGCAGTATAA
- the upp gene encoding uracil phosphoribosyltransferase, protein MAKFTVVEHPLIKHKLTIIRDKNTSTKDFREVTNEIAMLMAYEITRDLPLEDVEIETPLTKTTQKQLTGKKLAIVPILRAGLGMVDGILNLVPSARVGHIGLYRDHDTLEAVEYFAKFPTDIHERKLFVVDPMLATGSSANAALDILTNKYNCKPENILFVSLVAAPEGVQAVQARYPEVDIFTAALDERLDENGYILPGLGDAGDRIFGTK, encoded by the coding sequence ATGGCTAAATTTACAGTAGTGGAACATCCGTTAATCAAGCACAAATTGACGATTATTCGTGATAAAAATACATCAACGAAAGATTTTCGCGAGGTAACCAATGAAATAGCGATGTTAATGGCTTATGAAATCACCCGTGATTTACCACTGGAAGACGTCGAAATTGAAACACCCTTAACGAAAACAACTCAAAAACAACTTACCGGTAAAAAATTAGCTATCGTTCCTATTTTAAGAGCTGGATTAGGCATGGTAGATGGCATTTTGAATTTAGTGCCTTCCGCACGTGTTGGTCATATCGGCTTATATCGTGACCACGATACGTTAGAAGCGGTTGAATACTTCGCAAAATTCCCAACAGACATCCATGAAAGAAAACTTTTTGTGGTCGATCCCATGTTAGCGACTGGGAGCTCTGCCAATGCAGCGCTAGATATTTTAACCAACAAATACAACTGCAAACCAGAAAATATTCTCTTTGTTAGTTTAGTGGCTGCCCCTGAAGGTGTCCAAGCCGTTCAAGCGCGCTACCCTGAAGTCGATATCTTTACAGCTGCTTTGGATGAACGCTTAGACGAAAATGGCTATATTTTACCAGGCTTAGGTGATGCTGGTGACCGTATCTTTGGTACAAAATAG
- a CDS encoding hydroxymethylglutaryl-CoA reductase, degradative, producing the protein MEQPFKNFYKRTRQEKVALLKTLGYLPADDTQSHLPEEIADQMVENYLFNYELPLGVAVNFNINEKDYVIPMVVEEPSVIAAASNGAKKIGPIKTSVSHRELIGQIVFAEVTDVDQKVNLIESRNEELLQLARSFSPSMVKRGAGPNRIWVETKQDTTGDYLIVYVGMDTGEAMGANAINTVLEGIAPEIAQLIQQPILFSILSNYSETAITTAQARIPVLTLHPNAVEAEQIAHKLELASRYAHIDVYRATTHNKGIMNGIDPVLIATGNDWRAVEAGVHAYASRNGNYESLTEWVIDKKTNELVGTISLPLAIGTVGGTIAVHPSAQWSLKLLGNPDAETLAGIVASVGLAQNFAAIFALVTDGIQKGHMALQAKSLALQAGAHVDELPQVIEKLKQKQKQPVNQAVAKEILDEIRKQNQTI; encoded by the coding sequence TTGGAACAACCGTTTAAAAATTTCTATAAAAGAACTCGACAAGAAAAAGTCGCTTTATTAAAAACATTAGGTTATTTACCGGCTGATGATACACAAAGTCATCTACCGGAGGAAATAGCTGACCAAATGGTTGAAAACTACCTATTTAATTATGAACTCCCCCTTGGTGTAGCCGTCAATTTTAATATAAACGAGAAGGATTATGTCATCCCGATGGTGGTCGAAGAACCTTCCGTCATTGCGGCTGCCAGTAATGGTGCCAAAAAAATTGGGCCAATAAAAACCAGTGTGTCCCATCGCGAACTGATTGGCCAAATCGTTTTTGCTGAAGTAACCGATGTTGATCAAAAAGTGAATTTGATTGAAAGTAGAAATGAAGAATTACTTCAATTGGCACGTTCCTTCTCGCCCAGTATGGTAAAAAGGGGTGCCGGACCTAATCGTATTTGGGTCGAAACAAAGCAGGATACGACGGGGGATTATTTAATCGTATATGTGGGCATGGATACCGGGGAAGCAATGGGAGCCAATGCCATCAATACTGTCCTAGAAGGAATAGCTCCAGAAATTGCGCAATTAATTCAACAGCCTATCTTATTTAGTATTCTATCTAATTATTCAGAAACAGCTATTACAACCGCCCAAGCACGTATTCCTGTTTTAACCTTACATCCGAATGCGGTGGAAGCTGAGCAAATAGCCCATAAGTTAGAATTGGCCAGTCGATATGCTCATATCGATGTGTATCGTGCAACGACACATAATAAAGGGATCATGAATGGCATTGATCCCGTTTTAATTGCAACAGGTAATGATTGGCGTGCAGTGGAAGCAGGGGTACATGCCTATGCTAGTCGTAACGGTAACTATGAGTCTTTAACGGAGTGGGTTATTGATAAAAAAACCAATGAACTAGTGGGAACAATTTCACTTCCCTTAGCCATTGGTACGGTAGGCGGAACGATAGCGGTACATCCAAGTGCTCAATGGTCTTTAAAACTTTTAGGTAATCCCGACGCTGAAACACTAGCTGGTATTGTTGCCTCAGTGGGATTAGCTCAAAATTTTGCTGCTATTTTTGCACTGGTTACAGATGGTATTCAAAAAGGGCATATGGCCTTACAAGCTAAAAGCTTAGCTCTTCAAGCAGGTGCCCATGTTGATGAATTACCCCAAGTGATTGAAAAACTAAAACAAAAACAAAAACAACCGGTCAACCAGGCGGTTGCCAAAGAAATTTTAGACGAAATACGTAAACAAAACCAGACCATTTAA
- a CDS encoding hydroxymethylglutaryl-CoA synthase has product MSMSVGIDKIGLYIPQHYVDTEDLANARGVDPAKYLVGIGQEKMAIPLLEQDIIALAANAAKQILSPEDLEEIDQIIFATESSFDFSKASAIYLHDLLNIQPYAKSYEIKQACYGMTAGIQSACDYVQLRPQRKVLVVSADIARYGLNSSGEVTQGAGAVALLITANPRILAIQQESISVTSNQFDFWRPHYSDVALVDGHYSTQLYQELYVQVMERLELTNPTYLQTIKAMVFHLPFTKMGLKALNSYAQSESTHFDLEKKAALLNQWQAIYPATTVLNRQVGNLYTGSLYLSLISLLMFAEELTSGDVIGLFSYGSGAVAELITGIIQPQYLEMLNTNQIQAHFDRRTKLTIAEYEAIFNETLASNEEVLNVSDGTPGEGFYLKKIDAHRRYYDYKP; this is encoded by the coding sequence ATGTCTATGAGTGTTGGTATCGATAAAATTGGGCTATATATTCCACAACACTATGTTGATACGGAAGATTTAGCTAATGCCAGAGGAGTTGATCCTGCCAAATACCTTGTAGGGATTGGTCAAGAAAAGATGGCTATACCCTTATTAGAACAAGATATTATTGCATTAGCAGCTAATGCGGCCAAGCAAATATTAAGTCCAGAGGATTTAGAAGAAATCGATCAAATTATTTTCGCCACCGAATCGTCCTTTGATTTTTCGAAAGCGTCGGCGATTTATCTACATGATTTACTGAATATTCAACCTTATGCCAAAAGTTATGAAATTAAGCAAGCTTGTTATGGGATGACGGCAGGTATTCAATCGGCTTGTGACTATGTTCAGTTACGCCCACAGCGTAAAGTGCTAGTCGTATCAGCTGATATAGCCCGCTATGGTCTAAATAGTTCTGGCGAAGTAACCCAAGGCGCTGGCGCCGTTGCTCTGTTAATCACGGCTAATCCAAGAATATTAGCGATTCAGCAAGAAAGCATCAGTGTAACCAGTAACCAGTTTGATTTTTGGCGGCCTCATTATTCCGATGTAGCCTTAGTTGATGGGCATTATTCAACACAACTGTATCAAGAATTATATGTTCAAGTTATGGAAAGGCTGGAGCTAACCAATCCAACCTATTTGCAGACCATCAAAGCCATGGTGTTCCATTTACCCTTTACTAAAATGGGACTCAAAGCTCTTAACAGTTATGCTCAAAGTGAATCGACTCACTTTGATTTAGAAAAGAAAGCAGCTTTATTAAACCAATGGCAAGCTATATACCCTGCAACAACCGTTTTAAATCGACAAGTAGGTAATCTATATACAGGTTCACTCTATTTAAGTTTGATTTCACTTTTAATGTTTGCCGAAGAGTTAACTAGTGGGGATGTGATTGGCTTATTTAGTTATGGTTCGGGAGCCGTCGCTGAATTAATTACAGGGATTATCCAACCACAATATCTTGAAATGCTCAATACCAACCAAATTCAAGCGCATTTTGATCGGCGGACAAAATTAACCATTGCTGAATACGAAGCCATTTTTAATGAAACGCTAGCTTCCAATGAAGAAGTCTTAAATGTAAGCGATGGGACCCCAGGTGAGGGCTTTTATTTGAAAAAAATCGATGCCCACCGCCGTTATTACGATTATAAACCTTAA
- a CDS encoding VOC family protein, translated as MKSIVPCLWFSDDNCEAAVNYYVSIFPNSSIESMSYYPDEALDEHFIGKTNKVITAEFILNGQRLMALDGGPVFRFHEAVSFTIECEDQAEIDYYWEKLSHVPAAEQCGWVKDQFGLSWQIVPYNMGSLIQSDAQIQAMMAMKKIIITELENA; from the coding sequence ATGAAATCAATTGTCCCTTGTTTATGGTTTAGTGATGATAATTGTGAAGCAGCCGTTAATTATTATGTCTCCATTTTTCCAAACTCTTCTATCGAGTCGATGAGCTACTACCCTGACGAAGCCTTAGATGAACATTTTATTGGCAAAACCAACAAAGTTATTACTGCGGAATTTATTCTAAATGGTCAACGGTTAATGGCTTTAGATGGTGGTCCTGTTTTCCGTTTTCACGAAGCGGTCTCTTTTACGATTGAATGTGAGGATCAGGCTGAAATTGATTACTACTGGGAAAAGCTTTCGCATGTGCCAGCAGCCGAACAGTGTGGCTGGGTTAAGGATCAATTTGGTTTATCTTGGCAAATTGTTCCTTATAACATGGGGAGCTTAATTCAATCAGATGCTCAAATACAAGCCATGATGGCCATGAAAAAGATAATTATCACAGAATTAGAAAATGCCTAA
- a CDS encoding ArsC/Spx/MgsR family protein, with protein sequence MLTVYGLSHCTTTQKAIKYLETKGVKIDNFMDIRDTPPNVQTLQLLLNDKKMSIRSIMNTSGELYRSMGLKDKIDSMSESELLKLLSENGMLIKRPLITDGRRATVSAKESVLNTWIA encoded by the coding sequence TTGCTGACAGTATACGGATTGAGTCATTGCACAACGACTCAAAAAGCCATTAAATATTTAGAAACAAAAGGGGTTAAGATAGACAACTTTATGGATATAAGGGATACGCCGCCTAATGTACAAACACTACAACTCCTACTTAACGATAAAAAAATGTCCATTCGAAGTATCATGAACACGTCTGGTGAATTGTATCGTTCCATGGGTTTAAAAGATAAAATAGATTCGATGAGCGAAAGCGAGCTACTTAAGTTATTATCTGAAAACGGCATGTTAATTAAACGGCCGTTAATTACAGATGGTCGTCGAGCAACCGTTAGTGCTAAAGAGTCTGTGCTTAATACGTGGATTGCCTAA
- the atpB gene encoding F0F1 ATP synthase subunit A codes for MEETRVIELLGIPVGVSTLLSLIATVLIIWALCKYCTRSLSADKPNKGQLFLEWLVDFVNGIVGGAITDERVQMYQLLGLTLLLFVFVANMLGLPLILHIGEYSYWRSPTADPIVSLALALLMILLSHYLGISKLGLKNYFVQSYLKPVSFLLPIKLIEEFTNTLTLALRLYGNIFAGEVLLGLIAGLATSYQPFTWIVGIPLQMVWQGFSIFIGSIQAYIFVTLTMVYLSHKVEVEHE; via the coding sequence GTGGAAGAGACTCGCGTTATTGAGCTGCTAGGAATTCCTGTTGGAGTATCAACACTGCTGTCATTAATTGCGACCGTGTTGATAATCTGGGCGTTGTGTAAATACTGCACGCGATCACTGTCGGCAGACAAACCAAATAAAGGTCAACTTTTTTTAGAATGGTTAGTTGATTTTGTAAATGGGATTGTCGGTGGAGCTATTACGGATGAACGTGTTCAAATGTACCAGTTGCTGGGTCTGACGTTATTACTCTTTGTGTTTGTGGCCAATATGTTGGGATTACCTTTAATTCTTCATATCGGTGAATATAGTTATTGGAGAAGTCCTACAGCCGATCCAATCGTCAGTTTAGCGTTAGCCTTGTTAATGATTTTGTTATCTCATTACTTAGGAATTAGTAAGTTAGGGTTGAAAAATTATTTTGTTCAAAGTTATTTAAAACCAGTGAGTTTTTTATTACCAATCAAACTAATTGAAGAGTTTACCAATACCTTAACGTTAGCGCTACGTCTTTATGGGAATATCTTTGCCGGTGAAGTTCTATTAGGATTAATTGCCGGATTAGCCACCTCATACCAACCGTTCACTTGGATTGTTGGGATACCCTTACAAATGGTGTGGCAAGGTTTTTCAATTTTTATAGGTTCTATTCAAGCATATATTTTTGTAACACTGACGATGGTTTACTTGTCACATAAAGTAGAAGTCGAACACGAATAA
- the atpE gene encoding F0F1 ATP synthase subunit C — protein sequence MSLDSIAAAIAVSIAALGASIGNGMVISKTIESIARQPELEGKLRMTMFLGVGLIEAIPIMAVVIAFILVFR from the coding sequence ATGAGTTTAGATTCAATTGCAGCTGCAATTGCGGTTTCAATCGCAGCTTTAGGTGCTTCAATCGGTAACGGGATGGTTATTTCTAAAACAATCGAATCAATTGCACGCCAACCAGAATTAGAAGGTAAATTACGGATGACAATGTTCTTAGGTGTTGGTTTGATTGAGGCCATTCCAATTATGGCTGTCGTTATTGCCTTTATTCTTGTATTTAGATAA
- the atpF gene encoding F0F1 ATP synthase subunit B, protein MSYLLLTASQNTALGNTIITLVAFVILLLIIKKVAWGPLMNILEDRRATVNADLDKASTERATAQEANLEAQKNLKEAKSEASQIVLQAKQQSLQIQDNMMEEAKAEVLQMQTTARADIERERQQVMANVKTDITNIAIEIAEKIIQREINPADHQHLIEDFIQEMDDLS, encoded by the coding sequence ATGAGTTACTTGCTACTTACAGCCAGTCAGAATACCGCTTTAGGGAACACCATTATAACGTTAGTTGCTTTCGTTATACTACTTTTGATTATTAAAAAAGTAGCCTGGGGTCCTTTGATGAATATCCTTGAAGACAGACGCGCAACAGTCAATGCTGATTTAGATAAAGCATCTACTGAACGTGCAACCGCTCAAGAAGCTAATCTTGAAGCCCAAAAGAATTTAAAAGAGGCAAAAAGTGAAGCATCACAAATCGTTTTACAAGCAAAACAACAAAGTTTACAAATCCAAGATAACATGATGGAAGAAGCCAAGGCCGAAGTTTTGCAAATGCAAACGACGGCTAGAGCCGATATCGAACGCGAAAGACAACAAGTTATGGCAAATGTAAAAACAGATATCACAAATATTGCGATTGAAATTGCGGAAAAAATTATTCAACGTGAAATCAATCCAGCTGACCATCAACATCTCATTGAGGATTTTATTCAAGAAATGGATGATTTATCATGA
- a CDS encoding F0F1 ATP synthase subunit delta produces the protein MTDTQNRVVVNNESSLNNPKETTTRTVNFEDELLRSINQKDIVSLTGDEMPKKAERLTITSAYPLTKEEKEKIVTKYIEKTATQLRQIKTIVDPKLISGVRLQSESFYYEVSGQKTLRELKDYLSKNPIIEEGL, from the coding sequence ATGACAGATACACAAAATAGAGTTGTCGTTAATAATGAATCATCTTTAAATAACCCTAAAGAAACAACGACTCGAACAGTCAACTTTGAAGATGAATTGTTACGCTCTATCAATCAAAAAGACATCGTAAGCTTAACGGGTGATGAAATGCCCAAAAAAGCCGAAAGATTAACCATTACAAGTGCTTACCCCTTGACTAAAGAAGAAAAAGAAAAAATCGTTACGAAATATATCGAAAAAACGGCCACACAATTACGTCAAATTAAAACCATTGTCGACCCTAAATTGATTTCAGGTGTGCGTTTGCAAAGTGAAAGTTTTTACTATGAAGTAAGTGGTCAAAAAACATTACGCGAGTTGAAGGATTATTTAAGTAAAAATCCCATTATAGAGGAGGGATTGTAG